The following DNA comes from Maylandia zebra isolate NMK-2024a linkage group LG6, Mzebra_GT3a, whole genome shotgun sequence.
TGTAGTAGATAAAGAAGATAAAAAGGAAGCTAGAATACAGCAACATCTGTGAGGTGTGAAAAGGAATGAatactaaaaagaaacaaaaacaaaaagaaaagacagccaCTTATGGGTGATGTGGAAAGAGCTGATGCACTCAAGCAGTTCTTTAGTCCTTCAACTTTATGGTCACACTCACTCCCACTGCTTCTCCTTCACTGTAACTCCGTCTGCTCCTGCACAAGCTCCCCCTTCTCCTTTCATTTCTAATACAGCAGCTACTTCCCCTCTCACACCTGTGCCTTCATGCTCGTCTGTCACAGACAGGGGTGAGATTGGAGTTAGGAAGACTATGATAGCCCAGATGGTGTGTGTCCAAGGCTGCTCAAGAATTGTGTTGCCCAACTGTGTCAACCTCTCCACAGGATTTTTAATCTGAGTCTACTGCCAGGACTGTGGAAAACATCCTTTATTTTTCCGGTACCAAAAATAAAACGTCTTGCTGAACTAAATGACTTTAGACCAGTGTCCCTTATAATGCACATCATGAAAACCTTGGAACAGCTGATTCTACACCAAGACAAACTTGCTTAAAACTGCAGACAGGAATCCGAACACAGGGATCTCGTAAAAACCTTCAGCCACTGGTGTCACAAAACCTACCTCATGCTGAACATCTCTGAACACTGGGGAGGCAGCAACAGAAGGATCAGTAaatttattcttattcttattgttGTCAGGGTCATCAGGTAGCCACCCTTGTTCACTGGTCACTGATAGACCCACGCATGTACTTGGATGCTCATGCTTTTGAGAAACCTGGTTGCATCAGCTACATCATTTTGTTTTGGCAACTATGTCTGCATAATTGAGCCTTTTGAATTGTATATGCTGCCTCCCATAGTACCATTATCTCCACAGTGTACAGGCACTTCTGCACGGTGGACCACCAGATGATGTCTGGCCTGAGAATACTTGGAGTAATCTTTGGTGGGAAAGTGACTTTCTGCAACTTGTAGCCACAGGCAGTATCCACAGTAGCTTTCATTCTTGCAGATAAGATTTAGGGGGGAATTACTTTTCCAGATTTGGGTAGCCTTTTGTGCACTAATAAGTGAAATCATGATTTAAAAGctgtgttttgtatttccttttgtctttgcaaaactaaataaataaataagaaatcaggaacaaggaaatgttttgtcactgtATCGTTTGACCTGATTAAGCCTCCTTGGCTAGTTTTGCAGCCAGTGAGGATGTCACTGGAGGTCAGCAGAGTTccatttgttcttctttttactGTATCATGATGTTTACACATtcaccaaaaaaggaaaagatcaCTGGTTTTATCAAAGATGAAGACATAAATCCCTTTGGTATTGCATTACGATGAGCATCTGGTATAAAAACTCTGAAATTAAACACATGGAGCTTCCCACTGTTTTGATCTGTTGTGAATAAGCCAGAAGTAGGTTCTTCTATCATTGCATGATAATGCATTTTACAAATAGAGATTGCTTAATGCATTCTCAAATAAGCATTACATATATTACTTGTAGGTGAAAtgaaattgatttatttttggccttaattctcatttttatttttccatcagAATCTTTGTGTTCGGACGGTTCAGGGGCCAGAGTATCAGTGTCGCTCGGGGTTTAAGTTTCATGGAGGTTTGGAACAGAAGTTTATACTTGTGGACTGCAGGACAGTTATGTATGGAACATACAGGTGAGTCAGTGCTGTTCAAAAGTATTCTGTGATTAAATTGAAATAGAGGCCTGGCCTAGCTCTACTTGGCAGCTTTGCTAACTTTAAGTAAACCTTAAAGCAATTTCATGTAAACTCACTGTGCTACTctggtatttttaaaaataaaaattggtgaattaggaagaaaaaaatatgattaGCTGCCTTCCTTCACCACTTAGACCGGCTTTCTTCTGGCGGGTCAAATAGCCATATTAGGAAGATTCTGTCTCACTTTTATCATATCGAGCAAGTATGTGTTTAGAGCAGTCTGCAGCCTGAGCTCGTGGCTCACGGAGATTAGTtacattatttgaaactttcaCTACTGAAACAGtaaaaataagagagaaaaaaaagttttaaaaaaagacaaaccccAGAGCAAGTTCTAAGACAAACTTAACAAATCTTCCAAGTCAGCAAAACTAGTTTATCTGTTTGagaacacacagagctgaggtAAGAAGAACACTTAATAAATGCAGTGGCCTGTGGGCAGTTGCAGGCACCAGAAACACATAAACTTTCTGCTGAATTTGCCAAGTTCAAACATCATATGATTTAAACTTTAGTCCTATGCTCTGCTACTATAGCTTTTGTTGTGTTGGATGTGTTTCCTGGTTGGCCCTTATTTCCACTGTTATGTTTCAGTTGTGGATTAAGCACATTAAAATTTAGATAATGAAGATATGCATGACTTTATTATTAATACTGTTTAAAAATTTGTGCATCATTATGATTTGTACTGGTTCTTcaatttctttttcagctaCACATGGACTTTTGAGAAAATCAACCTCAGTATGGTCCTGGTTGTCACAGGCCAACTGGTTTCCACTTATGATGAAGAGTTCAGAAGACTCTATGCTTGCTCCACAACTTCTTCAGTCTTGCTTAACGGGAGGCCACCTGTTCTGTACCTTAAAGATACTTTGGCTCTGGAGAGCCCAAACTCCAGCCAGCTTTCTCTTAATATGATTCACAGGAGATCCAGGGTGATGCACGTGGTGAGAAGTGTTCAGGACAACAGGTTCAACAATTCTGGCACAATGACCAGAGGCTTGAGTGTCCAGGATAGGCTCCATCAGTATGACTATACTAAAATGGGGAACCTAGTGAAAGGACACAGTTATGGAGGCGAGCTGCAAAAGGTAAACTCCATGACTCGGCTAAGGATGGGAACTAAAGACATTGGAGTCCCTGGGAGAAGTGGATCTAAACCGAGGGGAGGTGGGGAGGTGCTTCTACCAAACCGGATGTCGCACCATCACCTCCGGCACCAGACACGTTACGGTGCGGACCAGTACCTAATACCATTCAACTCAGAAACATCACTCCACCGCTGGAAGATTGATTCTTATCTTAATGAGAATGAGATGCATCCAGGTGCGTCATGTGATGCGATCTCACCTGTGACATCTCCATATAGCAGTCACACAGGCTTAAATGATTATCAGTCACAGCTCATTCACAGCAGGTCGAGAGATATTAAGTCCAGAATGGAAGAAACACGGCAAAAAAGGTTCAGTTTGCAGGACTATAACAATTTCAGGCAAAGCCACGAGTCTTTGAGGTCCATGTATCTGaatgcagaaacatccaaacTGATGTCTTCATTAAGAGGCCTGGATGTAAGGCAGAGTATCACAGAATCggagctagcagcacaagaaagCTGCAGCCAGGAAAACAGGGAGCTCAAGAAGCGAGGTAACAAAAGAGAGCCAGTGCTCACTGATGGACATCGTTCTGCCTCTCACCATGATGTGGTTTCAGATGGAAAAACAATGCAGACATATGATTGGCGTGAGCCTCTATCCAAGACAAGATCAGCTGCTGATTTAGACCAGAAAATGAGTGATGCACCACTCAAGCCTTCTCATTTACAGTCCAGCAGTGTTAGCATTCAGCATCCGAGAGCAATGGAATCTTTGACCGAGGTCCCTGAAGAAAAAGACAGTTCCCACACTCACTTAGACCCAGCACTTAAAGTCAGACGTGAGATTTGCAAAGATGAGGAGGTTGTTCCTAAGAACTCTGTAAAATCTCCAGAAAAAGAAATTCAGGATCAAGCCACAGGAAAGCATTATAGGGTGGCCAAAAGCACAGGCTCAGGTGATTCAAGGCAAGGAAAGAAATCCATTTCTAATGAAGTTGAAACTTCTCTGGAAGTCTTCAATCCATCTACAGGACCTCAGCGGGGAGTGGAAGATAAGGGCAGTCACACAGAAAAAGGGGAAGCACAGCCAGAAGATGCAGCGCTACAGAGAAAACATTCTATGAAAATGAAAGTGCCTACATCAGATGAAAAGAAAACttccaaaaatgaaaataagtcTCTCCAAAGAAGGACCTCAGGAGTAAGCCAGCCACTGAAGGCTGCCCATTCCCTGGCACCTGATGCAGTGCACACAACAAAAAGCCAGTCACTGAGCATGCCCAGTTTGCAGAGCTCCCTTACTAGTCCATCAGAGATAGAAAAGACTAAATCTCCACTGTCAAGATTTTCTCCTCAGCGTTTGAGCAAAAAGAAGATGGCCCTTGCAGCAGAGCAAGACTCAAAGGGCACTGTGGGTGACGAAAGAGAGACTTTATATCAGAGACCAAAAGACAAAGCCTACAGTCGGTATGAGTTTTTGCTTAGCAACGAAAATCTACGTCTGGATAAGTCAAAGAAGAAGGCAAATTCATATTCGTCAGACAAAGAGAGAATCTCTTCTTTGCAAAGGCGCGAGTCTGCCCGTTCAGTGAATCAGACACAGAGCAGCACTGATAACAAACTGGAGCGATTCATGCAGCGAGTTGGAAATCTAATAAACAAGAACAAGTAGCGAAGGCACAGAAGAAGGCCAACATGGTCAGAAATGAAGGCAAAGTTTAAGCATAttacatgttttgtttatgCAGCTGTTTTCCATGCCTAGACAAACGGTTTCTTTACACCGCAGCAGTATgctccacattttttttttaaatcgccaCTGATGCCAGTAACAAGGCTTGATAAATCGGTATTTGCAGTTAAAGTCTGAGATGGATCTTACTGGGGAGGAGGAGTTAAGGCAACCAGGGAGAATCTGACAGTAGCACTTCAGGACATTCAGCAATGTTTGATTCAGTAAGCTAAATTATAATGATACGGTATGTCTTATGCAAAATATGTTTATTCTTTTAGTTTACCTAAAGGATCAGACTGATGAGAGCATCTTTTATGCTATGACAACACCAACACCTCTGTTGTTGTTCAGTATTGTTGTGAAATATCTACgtttaaaaaaacccacaccAGTAAGGCCCACTGTTATAACCTGTACCTGAGGTTTTCTAAACAAACATACACTGGTTTACTCTAATACAGTAATGCATACATTCATCTGCCACTGAATATATTTCTTCTTGTTTCAGAAACAGTACTGAAACAAAGGGTGGATGTAgctcaggaggcagagcaggtcatccaCTAGCTGAAAGGGTCGTGGTTTGAGCCGTGTGTCAAAGTATCCTTAGGCAAAATACTCACCCCTAAGTTGCTCTACGATGGATTCACGGGaggatgaatgtgtgtgaattacagtagaaaaaagtgcttgtgtgaatgagacgTGTTGTATAAAAGCACTTTGAGATCTTCAGTAGTgtaaaaaagtgctatataagaaccagttcatTCTCTGAAAATGTTCAGAGCTGCTGGAAATTACTGAAAAGTGTTCAATTAATAAACAtatttggtttttttgcttcttatataggcagcacggtggttagcactgttgcagcacagcaagaaggtcctgagttcaattccaacatcagacCGGGGTCTTTccgtgtggagtttgcatgttctccccgtgtttgcgtgggttccctccgggtactctagtttcctcccaccgtctaaagacatgcaacttgtggggataggttaactggataatccaaattgccactaggtgtgactgtgagtgcgaatggttgtctgtctctgtgtgttggccctgcgacagactggcgacctgtccaggatgtaccccgcctctcgccctatgacagctgggataggctccagcgccccccgcgaccctgaaaaaggataagcggaagtgaatggatggatactTCTTATATAGACAAAAGTCTTGAATCTATGTGTTTTCAGTCCCATTgtt
Coding sequences within:
- the LOC101483857 gene encoding uncharacterized protein LOC101483857 is translated as MESNLSCLSSLEEDCSDYIQPHYKESYRLAIYALLCGGKEAYEEFLRAEQINHFLSEEETVFILENAELPVVEDDSEGRRSTDEVRPSTYFPIESEEEVPDLDLGWPGVALEGVETSISLLFHPPRQNTPTIKEVVRKQIQAAQKLIAIVMDVFTDGDIFKELINATQRGVVVYILLDDSHVKSFLKMAHDMEINIQELKNLCVRTVQGPEYQCRSGFKFHGGLEQKFILVDCRTVMYGTYSYTWTFEKINLSMVLVVTGQLVSTYDEEFRRLYACSTTSSVLLNGRPPVLYLKDTLALESPNSSQLSLNMIHRRSRVMHVVRSVQDNRFNNSGTMTRGLSVQDRLHQYDYTKMGNLVKGHSYGGELQKVNSMTRLRMGTKDIGVPGRSGSKPRGGGEVLLPNRMSHHHLRHQTRYGADQYLIPFNSETSLHRWKIDSYLNENEMHPGASCDAISPVTSPYSSHTGLNDYQSQLIHSRSRDIKSRMEETRQKRFSLQDYNNFRQSHESLRSMYLNAETSKLMSSLRGLDVRQSITESELAAQESCSQENRELKKRGNKREPVLTDGHRSASHHDVVSDGKTMQTYDWREPLSKTRSAADLDQKMSDAPLKPSHLQSSSVSIQHPRAMESLTEVPEEKDSSHTHLDPALKVRREICKDEEVVPKNSVKSPEKEIQDQATGKHYRVAKSTGSGDSRQGKKSISNEVETSLEVFNPSTGPQRGVEDKGSHTEKGEAQPEDAALQRKHSMKMKVPTSDEKKTSKNENKSLQRRTSGVSQPLKAAHSLAPDAVHTTKSQSLSMPSLQSSLTSPSEIEKTKSPLSRFSPQRLSKKKMALAAEQDSKGTVGDERETLYQRPKDKAYSRYEFLLSNENLRLDKSKKKANSYSSDKERISSLQRRESARSVNQTQSSTDNKLERFMQRVGNLINKNK